tcatattatataataaaaactttaaaaagaaattttacataagagattaacaaaattacataatCTGATTTTGTTgttctttttcaaaaaatttaacattatttaacagtatttattgaaacattttaaatataaatacagatataactttatgtacaTTGATTTGCATATACATAAAACTATTAAATAcacaaaattattgtttaaattattataaaaattgtttgaaagtAAAGTTTTTGGTGAACAATTTAAGTACAAACGGTtgtttctaatatatttaatttttatataatctaCATGATAATATAGGTACAAATATTCACTATAATTCATTGgtgattttaatttctttaaatgtgTGCCATAAATCAGAAATATACtgcaatatacaaaataacatatacaaatattccattaaagttaaatttaaaataaatagatatatatgtataaatttacttaCTGTGCAGCAAATACTTTAAAACtcacataatttataatagaaatattattacacattttctaataatgtacttttaattctaattaaaaagcAGTGTGATTTTCAataactatataaaataaaatatttattaatctatcctgaatatatatatttcaaatatttaatttcaccaATCTAACATATGTATTCGCGAGCTAACTTAACCTccaattttttatcttatacATTTTGTACACGATTACTATTACATGTATAagattctaattaataattgggactaattatttatgttttatctaaataacatttaaaacTGCATATTATATTGTCTGAATTTGCGAAAATTTATGCTACTATACAGAAATCGCACGTGAAACTAAGCCACGAAAACATAATTTGAATactggaaatttatttcatattttaatgtttctcAAAGAAATACGtacagaatattttatgaaaatgtgttttcaaaatataatatttctttttatgaaatatcgaacatgatataatataatacaatctgataacataaaatataattgaattacCTTTTAACCTTAAAATACGAATATGGCTAAGTGCTGGATCAATCGAAAATGTCTTTTTTTCAAATCATTATGAAACACACATTTGAGTAAAAAGTAAAGAGCTTGGTAATATCTGAAGTGATCGATAGCTAGCATATGCACTTAAAAAACCAATGTTTTTATtcaacttaattaattaaactgtCAACTCGACAGTaacacatttatatttatacatatatatgaacTCACAACACTtcctatatgtatattgtataagtGCAAGTACGCGCAAGTCTCCATGTATAAAAGTGCCTAATCATTAGTCTTTTAGGTAATACAATTCCTCTATATAATCATCGCCTATTGAATACCTCGCATATCTTACACTGatataattctaaattattatttgttaacaCAATAAACATTAACCAATCAGCGTTTCTGTAAATAAGTATTGACaccttaattatatttcacatgaataatgtaaaaatacaaGACATGTCTCTTGCCTTTTCcttcttcatattttattttaatgaaataaacaatatgatatataaatacaaaatttctaataaatataaaaataaactagAGTTATGAGCACGTGGTTCACgatctaatatttttaaatttagtgATTTTTATCAGATTCATGTTTTGtaactttatttaattattaaattacgtaGCATATTCGACAGTAGATATGTTGGTATCATATTATGAACTTAATTGCTAATGGCTGATATGTGCAGTTCTTACATTTTCGTGTAATAAAAGTCAAATGATAAATCAGACATTATTAACTGTAATGTTGACAGTGGCGTTCGTTGGATTACGAAATTTTGTGTTTACATcgaataattgataaatttatatttacaatgttaaaatacaatatatataataatgaaaattatttaaaaaataaagtgaTACATCTTTTACTAACTTAGAACgaaatatatactttcaatattGATCTGTTATAACAATAAGCCGgataaaattaacatttatagaaatataaaatggaaaaatggcAGATATTTTAACTCCACTTGTATATTGGGCTCAAACAGAGCAACAAATTACATTAAAGGTAGACTTGACTGATACTTGGGTATGTAacttctattatatatagactTTAttgtttatgaatttatatagaTCAAATTATGTTTTGTAGCATGTTAAAGTTTGCATGAATGAGAACAAATTAAGAGTTACTGTTTATGGACAAGGTGCTAGAGGTCTTAATGAATATGGATTTAGCTTGGATTTACATTCATCTATTAATGTTGAGGTAATTTATAttgttcaaataaattttataattatgatttattacatagatacatatttatgtttttaatgtataaatgtGAGTAAGCttgcaatttatatttgcatttttttttatagttttaaaTGATAAGTAAGATACATTGTTATCTAtaggtaaattatttttagcaTACTTCAATAAGTTTTACTAAATTTCTTAAGCTAAGATTTTTTGcgcattataacttaataacaaaataaataatatgaaatgtaTAGTTGTTAGAAAAGAtccctgttttttttttttttttttttataattgtagcaataatattttactttatcttATGGAGTAACTTGGGGTTAGGATGGCAGAGTTATCTATAATGATTTCCAACTACttgcaataaaataatgataatgtataatattttacatggaTCAGTATGCTATGAAGTTCGGAATCCATGTAAAATCCATACAACACAATTCAACAGTGTAGATccaatattataacattttatttgattcattatatgtaataatgcATTGtcttttaatatgtaatataagaataatatGGAAATACTTATAATATCATTTGTTTTATGGTATATCAtcatttctaaaatttgtatatctttaatttttagtaaaaagatAACATGTTCTATATTACaagtacaaataataaaagtaaaattgattattataGGAAAGTAATTACAAAGTAACAGCTCGACAAGTTGATTTTACATTGGATAAAAAGTGTCCTGCTTGGTGGCCACGATTAACTAGTCAACCACAAAAGCCATCATGGCTGAAAATCGATTTTGATAAATGGACAAGCGAAGATTTAGACGATAACGAAGATGAAAGACGAGATGTATGCAGTGATTATCCCGACATGTACGATAAACTTCATGAAGAAGAATTTGGTTATAGAAAAGGTATACTTTatcaaaaaatgttttaatatacataataattgaaatatattccaatactaataatattttacaattattcatTGCGCAGAAGATTTCAAAAAAGTGtatctaattatttataaccTTTGTCAATTTGTTGGTTTTATCTATATTCTAACTGTAATGGGAATTATGTATTCACGAGATGGACCAGGTTAGTAACTgtatcatatatttaaaattagttaaatataataatacctaaattgatttttttaattagtaaATTTCTAATTGTAGCATCTATGAAAGAAACTTACATAGCTGTTGGGAatgcaatgaaatttatacaacttatacaatttttagaaGTTATGCATTCATTATTTGGTTACACTAAAAGTAGTACATTTGTAACATTTGTACAAGTGGGAGGCAgagcatttattttatttattatgattgAGGCTGAACCACGTATGCAAACGAAACCAGTTGtcttttatcttttccttGTATGGAGTACAGTAGAAGTATTTAGGTATCCTTATTATCTCACGCAATTACTTAAAATagagatttcatttttaacatGGCTAAGATATACAATATGGATGCCTTTATATCCATTAGGCTTCCTTTGTGAGGggattataatattaagaaatatccCATATTTTGAAGAGACACAGAAGTTTACTGTTTCTTTACCAAATTCTTGGAATTTTGCATTTCATTTTCCATcatttttaaagatatatttacTCATATTCTGTTTACCCTTTATGTACATGTTGATGTCTCGCATGAAccaaatacgttataaaaaatTAGGCAAATCTAGGTTGAAAAAAAAGTATGCGTGATGCAAAACATGAtaagataaagaaattaaaatattagaaaatttcatcaatggtttaattattacaagtaCAATTTAACCCTAGAAttagaatgaaataattaaacaaaagaaaaaagcgatctttactgtaaatatatttattttaaatatatgatatataaccATGTTGAAGAGATTTTAcatgcaatatttaaaaaatacattaaagAGAACATTTTAGtctctttatatttataaatacaaagcTAATATGAGTAGATCTTATGTATAAGtatgattttgtaattataaataaatcaagtatcactaaataaattttatttttatttgtatctattttaatatcttcatcTCCTTGTAATGTTTCagattttataacaaatattttgtatagtttcatattatttgtcatattacgttttatttttatgtgattgtttcaaatatattgttagttatattttaacgcttgtaatatatgaaatattagaaGTGTGATAGTGAGCAATTTGATCAGTATCTTCGATTTTTTCGAACTTTAATATGTTACAAAAGGCTATTTAAATAAGTAGAATATTACAAAAGATGTGTCGCAAACAATTATAAGtactgttaattttattttaaaactaaaTCTAAATCTAACCTCAATCCAGGAAAAACACTAGAAAATttcgtcatttttattttacgattctCCTACTAGAGTTAAACCGGTAATGTTGTCGATGAAAGGTGTCTTCTCTAATTTTAGTGATTTTGAAATGTCATAAAACTAaacattttgaacaacttttATCTGTACATATAACCTGCGCTCGGCCTTAGTTTTTAATAGTAATATTAGTAGTAGTATTAATTCGGCCGCCAGCATTTCGTTGCTTAATCAAAGTAATGCACGAAACCTTCTgacagaaatttttattaagtttTTAAAATAGTACATGATGAATCTTttcgtaattataaataatcattattttaaatattatataaattcttctttttaagtAGAAACTCTTTTCTTTAATCATGTTATTgtcatgtataaaataatgagTATAACCAGCTATAAGTAATATCAAATTGGTGAGAATGTTCAACTATGTAATTAACATGACtatgatataattaaatgtttattttttaaatgttcatTTTTACAACTTAAAAAGTAGAGACGATGGAGTTTTTTTAAACCTTTACTTACAGATAGATTGCAGCGATTTCTAATGTATCAAtgataagaaaaatttgtcaaatataCAAAAGTTATTATATTCTACATAAATGAATTATGTTTTGAATGTTGTAACATATCATACACAGTATTTACGTATGAGTAATTTGTCTTTAATAacaacaatttatataaataatacatctGATTTAAACTACAATGCCAAAAGAATATTACAATGATATTTGTGTCTTACTTTTGAATATTACAATACTAAACAGACATAATGTCAATAGATAAATACTTTAAAAGTACTTCCTattgttttcttatttatatgaattatatatatttttggcACTTACTATGTAAGGATTGTAAATgacattaaatttaatgtataGAAAATTAAGAGTTTCATCAACGAATGTTTAAAGTTTAATAATTTAGATTGATCAGCCTTACAATAGCCTTTGcatattctataatttaaaattaaattaaattaaacatctTTTGCATTACTAGGATGAGTGTGCTAGTTCAATATGTGGTGGTACGAGGAGATCTTCTGAAGACAATGGAGTGGCCCATTGGCGCAGTTATAGCTCAAGCATGCCATGCGTGTACTGCTGTTACTCATCTTTTTTATAATGACAATTACACACAAGCCTACCTTGCCAATTTAGATGTTATGCACAAAGTTGTCTTGGAAGTAAGTATATCCAGGAACTATATATATCATAGGTATTAAACGTCAATTTGAATGTATTATTGTGCATAACTATTGTGTATACAGTTTTTAAAACAGCGAAGGAGTATGGTGACATTTATAGTATACTCATACatggatatatttatatgtatataaatgttaGATTCCAGATGAGAccagtttaaataatttatgtttaacATTGACAAATGAGAACATTGATCATAAGCTCTGGATTGAACAGcctgaaaatattccaacgtgTTTGGCAACAAAACCTTATCCAAAGGATAAAGTACAATcatatttcaagaaatataagttacttaaattgtaaaaggatacaattttcattacaCAGCTACATTATCCTCTTTTATATTGTACATCAATTGTAATAAAActaaatagtaatataaaataaaatagtattaaatatagtactatatattTTAAGGAATAGTCAGTATCAAGTTTTAGTACCTCAAACATTGTTATTTGCAATGTTATAAAACGAATTGAACTTTTCTTAGGAATAATCTGTCAAGAAAAATCTAGTAATATGTttcatattgtattaaaaagaTAACAAATCAATCTTATGCTCTTATGAAtctttttttgctttatttttttatatatgtaacaaTAAATAGGAATTATTTCCAATTCGGGATTTACTATACGCCAATATGAAAACGATAGATATATacttattctttatttaacaATACCTGACAGTATTGACAATGTGTACACGTTACTCCTTTGCTTTACAGTTGATATTATTACTAGTCTAGATGAAAATTATGTCGAGATATGCATTATTAActgatatttgtataaaaatcttcCCTTGCGATCGCGCAGAAATGTGCACTTTTTTTATTAGACGTACCGAAGGCAATAAAATGGCATAGGTACGCATATATGTATTGTGCACATAAATGACACATACtgggaaaagaaattttcaaccGTTCCTCGTTAAAATAATCAtacggtattagtttttcgatgaaaataaaattccaagttTCGTAGTTGAacttattatacaaattttgattaagcgagaataatataatttaaatttaaaaaaatcttagaaacataataatgtataataaaggtaataattaatagcagctatataaatacataatattataattatgctTAAATGCATTTGGTTGCATTTTAGCaagcaaataaataaacagaaaaataacaTTGACTGAAATTTACGTGAATATACGTTCAATTCATCTTCAGTTAAAGAATGTAGAACAGAACGATTAACGTTTCCAACTTTTTACATCTTGTGCTTCCACGAGACATGTCCATATAAAAAACAcgaagagaaaatttatttcttcacataGAGTGCAACGTATTTTAGCAAAGAAAGCACGTTGACAATGATGTTAATGGaccaataaaattgtttattattttagaacTTTGCTATCGCTATATTACGTTGTGCAAATGATATTTGGATAATTCGGTCATTAATTTTACTCTCCTtagaaataaagtaatttataaattactgaCGTTTACGTTTACATTATAAACAAATTGTCGATAAAATTATGATGTCGTTCTAACCGCATTTTCGGTAGTAAGctctaaatatttatgtacacGCACTATTTGCGGACGCTAAACACTGTAAGTACACTTATTTACAACACCCGATGGCAAGAAGATTATTTCGGCatacatgtattttatatgccaaaaaagaaaaaaaaatatatatatgtaaaaaaatatatatatttctttttcttaaatacATAACTCGATTTTCTTCGCGTTAAACTGGATGAATTGTATTTTTACGATGGAGTATACACAAAGGTCTTTGAAAATATGTACTATCTTCTTTTAAAATACTTGTATCACTGCCCCTCTTCTTTTTCGGCTTCCTCTTCTAGCCAATCATGAAGAATATTCCTTCTTCTCTGAAAAAACGAGGCGAAAGGGAATCTGttgtaaatatttgtagaaatattttctaaagctTAAAGCGAATACGATAGATTTGTATACATTCAAAGATGAAGAAGATGGTCGCtttgaaatatacaaagtaGGTACGATGCTTATACGTACAGGTCGCTATCTATTCGAAACGAAtcgattttttattgtttatgcatttcattaattatcaattacgTTTACAAATTACGTTATCGTGCCGAGAAGCAAAGCAAACGAGAATATAAGCggataattttacaaaaaaagcaGTCTGGAATGTTGCTTTTGACATTAATCTACGTATTTTGTGTTCTtcattctaattaaaaaaagaaaaaagatgcaGCTACGTGTTAAagtgttattaatttcttgaTCGTCACGTTGAAGCTTCAAGTACAAAGAAATGGTAAGAAAGTCGAATtggattaaattaattttgacgactgtaaatatatcttctatttctttgtacttttttgatatatatatgtgtatcaTCTGTTACTCTGTCTTTTTTGGGCAGGAAAGCAAAATAACCGTAAGTATTGATATGAAACTTTAAGCAAGACTATTACCACGGACTTCTACTTAATTAACATGCaggtaatatgtaaataaataatacaaaaaaagtacgaaaatGTAAGGAGGAGCAAAGTTGCAAGACTTCTTTCTAaatcatttttgttatttaggAGCGTGGTGTTTTGCTGATTATGCATGCATACAACGTTAGTATAACTACGGGACTTGCAATTACCAGGACCACGTTAGTTTGGGAGAGCAAGGTGAGACGAGTGATGAGGGCGATGGCGGTGgtggttttggtggttgtagTGGTGATGGTAGTGGTAGTAGTTGTGGTAGTTGTTGGTAGTGATTAGGGCAGCGCACAACGAGCAATTATTGCTCGGCTAGATTTGCGTTCGGATCCGTATACTCCTCGTAGTCCTCTTCTGGTTCTTCGTAATCCGTCTCTGAAGTTTCAGGACCTTCGACAGCTGGTATCGAGGTGCTAGTGATGTCCTGCTAAGCATATACGAGAATCCAAGCGTTCGTTCTACCtacttttaattctttacAATTCCCTTTCTGACCATTCGTTTCCATTTCACTCGTTACAGCTTTCTTCTCTTCGCATTATTCTTCTCGATACaaagatttttttaaagaataggAACGACCTTATCGACTAAATCGctacatacgtatatagaaaatttaattaatattatgtttataaaaatacatttgtatacatttgtatgaaaaaaattCTGTCAGGGTGAAGTATgccaatttattattaattaatattttttaaagacgaAACGTCTCAAGTACTGTGGGAATATCTAATCAAGTATAAAGACAAAAAGGGGGAGAGAAAACGTGAGAAAGAACGTAACAGGAAATCGTCTATTTCGGACTTGTTCAAGCCgacaaaaattaattgaaatgaaTAGAGAAAATGTGAGATACCTGGGGTGGTCTCCAACCGCATCCTGCTAGCGGAAGTCCGTCGGCTCCTAATGGACATGGAGCATCTAGCCCGGGTACACCCTGATCTCCTTTGTTGCCTTTGTCGCCTTTCCTACCGCGTTTCCCTGGCGGTCCCTGTATTCATacgtaaaaatgtttcaacgTCTAAATGGCGAACAGGTAGATATTTTCGCGAACGTGCAAAAAAGGCCAGGCACACAAAAAGAATCTCTTTATGCatagtaaaatattcgattgaTTGTGCAGAATACGCAATTGAGCATTAACGTCCAAGAAAAAGGCATCGAGAATATTCTCTATCTTAAACTCGAGACCGCGTACTTTCAATCGTTTCGACTGTTCTTTTTGTTGGAATgtactaatttttcatttcaacatCATACCCTCAATTGCAACTAGATttctaacaaaatttattgacTATCAGCGAGTTTATATACGCGCTTTCACTATACGCTGGTGGCAGCATATGCACgtagtatatatacatatatgtacgtacgtatcACTGAAGAAAGGAATGTGAAATTACGTTTTTATACGAACATTTATCTCGCGAATTCGATGA
This genomic stretch from Bombus fervidus isolate BK054 chromosome 9, iyBomFerv1, whole genome shotgun sequence harbors:
- the Hacd2 gene encoding 3-hydroxyacyl-CoA dehydratase 2 isoform X1, producing the protein MADILTPLVYWAQTEQQITLKVDLTDTWHVKVCMNENKLRVTVYGQGARGLNEYGFSLDLHSSINVEESNYKVTARQVDFTLDKKCPAWWPRLTSQPQKPSWLKIDFDKWTSEDLDDNEDERRDVCSDYPDMYDKLHEEEFGYRKEDFKKVYLIIYNLCQFVGFIYILTVMGIMYSRDGPASMKETYIAVGNAMKFIQLIQFLEVMHSLFGYTKSSTFVTFVQVGGRAFILFIMIEAEPRMQTKPVVFYLFLVWSTVEVFRYPYYLTQLLKIEISFLTWLRYTIWMPLYPLGFLCEGIIILRNIPYFEETQKFTVSLPNSWNFAFHFPSFLKIYLLIFCLPFMYMLMSRMNQIRYKKLGKSRLKKKYA
- the LOC139990900 gene encoding putative peptidyl-tRNA hydrolase PTRHD1, coding for MSVLVQYVVVRGDLLKTMEWPIGAVIAQACHACTAVTHLFYNDNYTQAYLANLDVMHKVVLEIPDETSLNNLCLTLTNENIDHKLWIEQPENIPTCLATKPYPKDKVQSYFKKYKLLKL
- the Hacd2 gene encoding 3-hydroxyacyl-CoA dehydratase 2 isoform X2 → MADILTPLVYWAQTEQQITLKHVKVCMNENKLRVTVYGQGARGLNEYGFSLDLHSSINVEESNYKVTARQVDFTLDKKCPAWWPRLTSQPQKPSWLKIDFDKWTSEDLDDNEDERRDVCSDYPDMYDKLHEEEFGYRKEDFKKVYLIIYNLCQFVGFIYILTVMGIMYSRDGPASMKETYIAVGNAMKFIQLIQFLEVMHSLFGYTKSSTFVTFVQVGGRAFILFIMIEAEPRMQTKPVVFYLFLVWSTVEVFRYPYYLTQLLKIEISFLTWLRYTIWMPLYPLGFLCEGIIILRNIPYFEETQKFTVSLPNSWNFAFHFPSFLKIYLLIFCLPFMYMLMSRMNQIRYKKLGKSRLKKKYA